The window gatttaaaaaaaaaatcagtgttcCACACCATTAAAAATTTCTATGTATTCCCTTTAGATCTGGCACAGCATTTTAACACATCCTGACCACCACCTTGTTGGGTTGTTCTGGTCAGTTCACACGCTGAACTATGTACCTGTGCTACACTACAAACAAAACCAAAGCCGGACTAGTCTCACATGTGGACACAGTTCCAACCTGTAAACTCCTAAAGTAAACAGGATGTGACTTAAGGGCTGAGGAGAATGGTAGTGACCAGAAGCGAGAGTTGGCTTAAGGAGTGCTTCATAAGACTCTACAttgtttcttattcatttcaGGTAAAAATACCCATAAAAATGAAAATCCTGAACCGAAACAAACGCCTGAAAGTATAGAAACGAAGGCTTTTTTTCTTTTGATTGAAATTAACCCAGTAATTACCACACAGGATGGGGACCAGGCCTGCCGCTGGATTGACGAGTGTTTTGCTTCAGCTTTATCACGCTCCAATTCACCTGTCCCCACGAGGCTCAGCATGCACCTCGGTGGTATGCGGTTGGCCTTTCCAGCTTCTGGAGTTGTCAGCTATGTGTATAAACTCCAGAGGAAGCCTGCTTCTAATCATAGCAATCACTCATCTGAAAGGAGCATGCTTCTCTTTAAAGGATGTCTGTATTTGGCTAAATTCGGCATTTTCAATTTATTGTAATTATAAGTGATTTGTCTGAAATGGCTTAAAAGCTTTAACGGATTTAAGAGAACTAACAATTTACACTGCCAAGCTATGTTGTGCTACAGTATACACACAACTAACCAAAAAGTCTAAGAAtgactgtttattttttattttaacttgCCTGAATGACTTTGCTGAATAAATTGCTGCCTTGCTTGAGCAGTTACTAAATGCTGGGTAGGAGAACCGAGACAAGCAGTGAAAAGCGACACAGAACTCCACTTTCACAGCTTATATCCTACACACAGGCTCGGATGCAGCCACGTGAAACCCTACAGAGTGTGACTGACAAGTCCAGAGATTAAActgattattggctgttgctggaaaaaataaataaaatcaaagtcTGAACTCATGTTGGTCCAAGAAGACATAAGCAGAAAAATGTAAATAACAGTTTACAGCTGAATGAGGGAGTCACAACCCTTCGTGTTGTagataaataaagacatgttttgcTTTCTCTTTGGATGTTATCATGGAGCTTTCAGCTGATTTCAGCTTGTCTTAGTTGCAGAAATTTAAGTTGGGTTTGTCCGATGGAGTTTGACCAAAGTGTGGGTATTTATTTCTCTTATGCATTAGACTCATTTTTCTGTTATCAATCAGTACTTTCTGAAAAAAGAATCCAATTGTTTGGATCACAATTTACTTTTAAGAGCATATAAATAAATACAAGGAAAActtatttttggtttgttttcagTTGAGTCCATTTACCTTCATATGGCACCAGTTCATAAGGGTTGTTTTCATTTCTATGGAAGATAAGCAAAGATAAAAGGGTTTCAGGGCAGCAAAGGGAGGACACGTCTTCAAtacatcctccagcagtctaccaCGGGATAAGGCAGGATAACACAAGCTAATTCTAAATATAAGATTAATCCAAAAGAAATGTTTTGGTCTTAAAAGTGGACAGGGTTGATAAAAAATGGAAGCTGGTTGGACAAGAGAAATAAAAGCACAGCTCTGTCAGAAAAAAAGGAGCTGACATCcatgcgctgcagtctggttccagcatgttttaggtcatgaacacagctgattagtaCGATTtagtgaatcactcctgtagacactaaggaaggctgggcaacatttcaactgttagattaaggtatTTAAAAGATAAACACAGTGAGGGGAtacgttttgctttcggttcaacaaacagacacaagggagtgctaaaagcaagccaaaactccttttttttttgtttgcaagcaaaaactgcctagttcctctTTTAAAAACACATGTTGAGAAAGCATGGGACAACACAATCTAGGATGAAGCTTGATCTTCCAGATGTTTGCATGATAGGAAAAAAacccaaaaagaaaataaaattctTATTTTTACAAAGGGTCAGTGAAGTGATGCTCCCATCAGAACTCTGTCAGCAGCATTTTTGGATCAGCTGGAGGCATTTTAGTTTTTAATGCTCATTGTTTTGATTTTTCCATAGTTGATATTTATACGAACACATTTGTGCAGTACATGCAACTTTTAAACAGTTTGAACACATAGTGGAGCTGCCAGCTGTATTGTCCGGATATACACTTGCAAGAGATTATAGGTAAAGATTTCTATTTATTATTATGACTGAatgattattttattttcttgaaatgctcaaaaagtggttTATGGGTTCATATATTTAAAAACAAGGTGTTTAAATGTATTTTGGGTGTTAAAATGGCACGAACTGCATCACATTTTGCTCCTTGAATTGAAGTAGAAAATGTGCGCCACCTAGTGGAGATAATGGTTATAGACCCCTCTCCCTGTACTTGTGGGTTGCATAAACTCCATTGTTAATTGTTTGAGTCTTCTGACCTACGCCATTGAATCACGTGACCGCGGGCGCGCTTGCCTGTAAATAACgatcaaacaaacaaatgaaacacTTTGTAGGAGATTAAGAACGGAGGAGCTGTTGTGAAAAGGTCAGTGAGACGTCACGTGAGTTCcctttatttacttgtttgtttcGAACACCGCACTCAGAAACCGGTGCCCTATTTCCACACTCTCTCCGTCTACCTGCGCGGTGAGCCCCTCCTCCCCCCTTCCTCGTTGCGGTAGGAGGGTCCATGTGCACAGGATGACGTCGCTCTGACTGCAAGTCCGACCGACTCCTCCGTTTGTTTTTATTactcttttattttgtttgtttgtttgtttttgtaaatgCACCAccccccatcctcctcctcctctccagaTCTGCGCGACCTGACAGCCCTCATGTGAGATTATGTGTCGCTGTCGGCCGGACCCATTGCTGTGGCTCGTCCTGGTTAGGAGCAGCAGCTCGCTGTGTGGAGGATTACTAGTGATAATGCGCAGCAGACTTCTCCTCCAGTGTGTCTAGCTGTCAAACTGACAGCTCTGTGTTGGAAACAGTAGACGGAGCACATTTCCTCATATTTATTCACTTAGTTTGACCTGTCTTGTTTTTTCCCCCCTCTTGGATTAACGCTACCCAGCAACACAGCCACCTGACAACTCTGAATGTCGTAATTAAGGTAAGGTAAAGGACTGAGCTCGGTGTTTCTCTGTGCGTTTTAATTTCGCGCTGTCTCCAGAAGATAAAGCTTCGTGCAAACTCTTGACTTTCCCTCTGTGATAATAAATTATAGAGAAAAAAATCAAGTTGTGATGCAAAACTCGCTCAGAAGTTTAATCGAACTGCGTAAAAAACGCACAGAAATCATACTTTTTAATAGATTTTCAGGTTTCTGCAACAATCTAAAGATACGGTGTGGAATTTATTGATGCTCAAAAGTGAGTTAAGGGGTTTCTGTCGATGTGCTCGGGTCAGTTTCGCTTTAAAACCTGCACAAAAAAGAACTTCAGCTGCATGAAATTTTAAGCTCTTGCTTTAATTTCTGCGCAAAAAATGGACAAGTATAGACTTGTATAGAGGCAACTGCTTCATATGGTGGTATAACCAAAACACCATCAGTTTtattatatatgtataaatatgtctATTAGCAACCTTAAGGGTTATAAAAAGAGAATGGAGGACGGATGTTTATCAGCTACTCTGCACATGTGCAGTGGTGGGAATTTAGTTTTCAGCTGGACTCACTTTAACTCTTTGCTCTGAGGCTCGAAGTGTGCACTGAAGCATGCATGATCTGAGTGCAAAAACCACCTTAAAGTGACGCTTTGTTGTTGCAAACAAGGCTAATCTGTGGAATTGTTGCGTATCTCGCTTTGACGCTTGTGCGCCTCAAACATTTTATGTTGTGTCGGCGTCGCTGCTCGGTCGTGGTGGCAAGAGGCAGTAACTATTGAGTGGCAGCTTTCTGTCCAATCCCTGACTGGCCTGATGGAGCTGATGGATTTCTGACTCAGCTGTCCAATAGAGGCGCAGATGAGGTGGGCTTTCAGACAACGACAAGGGCCCAAGCGACATCACATGGGGAAGTTAACCCTTTACAAGGTGGTTTTGTTAATTACTGAACTGCACATAGGGAAAAATAAGGTCCCAACTTGGAAATGAATGCACGTCATGCGTTTTTCAGCCTTATCTTTTACCCTCACACATCTGATAATTATTATTTCTAAAACCATAATTGATTGTGCTGAATTAATGTTGCATCAGCCATCTTGTCATATACACAGATGTATCTTAGCTAATGAtacttttcttgttttgatgccTACTAGATGAATCAATGAGTGAGAAATGGAGACTAAAGGGTACCAAAGCTTTTTCGATGGCGGCGACTCTGAGAATAAATGGTCTCAATCCCCCAGCACCATGGAGTACTGCCGCAGCACTGAGGATTCGAGTCTGACCAGCAGCGATATCCTGATGGACATGGTCAACGTCAGCTGCCCTGCTGGAAGCCCGACTGCTGACATTAAAGACAATAAGACCAAGAAGCAGGAGCAGCCAATGCCCCAACTCAGCCAGAACCAGCCATTTGTTCTCCCACACTTCAACAATTCCCTGCTTGGTCATAAGCGGGAAATGGACTCCAAGGAACTTTCCAAGACTGTGGCTGAGTCGATGGGCCTGTATATGAACGCTGCCAGGGAGGCTGACTTTGCTTTTAGCCAACACGGAGGCAGCACAGGAAAGCTTTATCCTGCTTGTGGACGACCTCTAGAAGAAAACCAATGTGGCTCCAAAAAGAGCTCTAAGTCACAGGCGTTTGGTTTCCAGCAGACTAGCACCAATCCCAGAGAATGCACCACTGGGACTCCAGTTAGCTCAGCATCTATGCTTGCTTCCTCTCTGTCCTGCAGTCCCAAAACCTCCAGCTGCATTTCCAGCCCTGGAGGGAGTAACAATATGGTGTCGTCTACCACCAGTCCTCCCACATGCTTTGGACCACTATGCTCCTCTGCCAGTAGTCCTGGAAGCCAGACTTCATGCGCAGCAACTCTGGCCAACATCAAGCGGAGGAATTCAGCCACGTGTAGCCCTGTGGAGTCCAGCACAGTTGGGTCACCGCCACTCACCAGCCCCCTTAATGTCATGAGGTCCCCCATGTCCAGCCCTCAGAGCATGAGCAGTGTGAGATCTCCATCTTGCAGCACAACGTGCAACATTAGGTCATCGGTTTCAAGCCCTACAGGTGTCAGCTGTACGGGCACAGCCAATAACAGTAGACCCTCCATCTCCAGTCCTGCCACAGGGGGCCCTATGTCTATCAGCAGTCCAGAGAATCCCTCCTCTACTGGGTTTCCGGTGTCTAGTCCTGCTGGTGGACTGGGTTTAGTGCAGAATGACACTAACAGCCCAGAAGCAGCAGGGATAGCTAAAGACACGGACTTCAAGAGCTTTGAGTTCCCCAAAGTAGAGATGGTGGATGGGGAAGTGTTCAGCGTTGGTTTAGACCAGATGGGCATGGTGAAGTACATTAAGAATGAGCCTGGAACGGACTTCAGGAGCATGTGTTTAGGCAGCTCCAATTGTAACACAAGCTGCACACCTTTTGTCACACAGATCAAGACTGAACCAAACAAAAACGAAGAGTGTATGAATCAGCAGCCCTATGGTGAGCAGTCACCATCTCTTGGTCTCTTCCCTGCTTCTGAGACAACATATCTGTCCCTGAGGAATAACATCGATGAATACAGTCTTTCTGGGATCTTGGGACCCCCTGTGTCCTCTGTGAATGGGAACTATGAGGCCGACATGTTTTCCAGCATCATGTCTAAAGGGGTTAAGCAGGAGTCCACCGATGGCAGCTATTACCAGGAGAATAACAGCATGTCAGCATCCGCCATTGTTGGAGTTAATTCCGGAGGACACTCGTTCCATTACCAGATTGGAGCGCAGGGAACAATGTCATTCACCCGGCACAATGTCAGGGACCAGTCCAACCCATTGTTGAATCTAATTTCACCTGTGACGGCATTAATGGAGTCGTGGAAATCTCGACCAGGCATGTCACAGGGGTCTCTATCGAGCAGAGGTGAGGGATACTCGGGCCAGAACTGCATCACTGACAGCATTTCCAGGTAAGAGAAAACATGTGTAGTTAGCCCCTCTCTTTGATGATTCAGTGTATTAATCTAAATTTAGtcagaaagacaaaaaaataacCACACCAGGTCTTAGAAAGGGTTggctgtttgctgtgggaattaaAGAACAGGGCTTGGGTCAAAGTTGTTGCAGCATCATAGCAAAACATTTTCTGTTTACATAGTATCACCTCGTGGTCTACTGCAAATCAGAGGCAAAGTTTAGCTCCTATCAAataacagcatttattggtttgtTATCGGGGTTTTTCACTAACACTTTGTCTAAATCAAATATCTGTGTTTTTATAGGTTCTAGCTATTGGAAGCATCATAACCT is drawn from Nothobranchius furzeri strain GRZ-AD chromosome 4, NfurGRZ-RIMD1, whole genome shotgun sequence and contains these coding sequences:
- the nr3c2 gene encoding mineralocorticoid receptor isoform X1, coding for METKGYQSFFDGGDSENKWSQSPSTMEYCRSTEDSSLTSSDILMDMVNVSCPAGSPTADIKDNKTKKQEQPMPQLSQNQPFVLPHFNNSLLGHKREMDSKELSKTVAESMGLYMNAAREADFAFSQHGGSTGKLYPACGRPLEENQCGSKKSSKSQAFGFQQTSTNPRECTTGTPVSSASMLASSLSCSPKTSSCISSPGGSNNMVSSTTSPPTCFGPLCSSASSPGSQTSCAATLANIKRRNSATCSPVESSTVGSPPLTSPLNVMRSPMSSPQSMSSVRSPSCSTTCNIRSSVSSPTGVSCTGTANNSRPSISSPATGGPMSISSPENPSSTGFPVSSPAGGLGLVQNDTNSPEAAGIAKDTDFKSFEFPKVEMVDGEVFSVGLDQMGMVKYIKNEPGTDFRSMCLGSSNCNTSCTPFVTQIKTEPNKNEECMNQQPYGEQSPSLGLFPASETTYLSLRNNIDEYSLSGILGPPVSSVNGNYEADMFSSIMSKGVKQESTDGSYYQENNSMSASAIVGVNSGGHSFHYQIGAQGTMSFTRHNVRDQSNPLLNLISPVTALMESWKSRPGMSQGSLSSRGEGYSGQNCITDSISSSPLRQPSSTVKVCLVCGDEASGCHYGVVTCGSCKVFFKRAVEGQHNYLCAGRNDCIIDKIRRKNCPACRVRKCLQAGMNLGARKSKKLKLKGVSEDLQSSKEGQIAAGGVGSSYLSSEKELNPSPTNALVPHGPGVVTPFLPPSISSVLELIEPEDVYSGYDNTQADTTDHLLSSLNRLAGKQMVCMVKWAKVLPGFRGLPIEDQITLIQYSWMCLSTFCLSWRSYKHTNGQMLYFAPDLIFNEDRMRQSAMYDLCLGMRQVSQEFVRLQLTYDEFLSMKVLLLLSTVPKEGLKNQAAFEEMRVNYIKELRRSVGKATNNSGQTWQRFFQLTKLLDAMHDLVGNLLDFCFYTFRESQALKVEFPEMLVEIISDQIPKVESGLTHTIFFHKK
- the nr3c2 gene encoding mineralocorticoid receptor isoform X2; translation: METKGYQSFFDGGDSENKWSQSPSTMEYCRSTEDSSLTSSDILMDMVNVSCPAGSPTADIKDNKTKKQEQPMPQLSQNQPFVLPHFNNSLLGHKREMDSKELSKTVAESMGLYMNAAREADFAFSQHGGSTGKLYPACGRPLEENQCGSKKSSKSQAFGFQQTSTNPRECTTGTPVSSASMLASSLSCSPKTSSCISSPGGSNNMVSSTTSPPTCFGPLCSSASSPGSQTSCAATLANIKRRNSATCSPVESSTVGSPPLTSPLNVMRSPMSSPQSMSSVRSPSCSTTCNIRSSVSSPTGVSCTGTANNSRPSISSPATGGPMSISSPENPSSTGFPVSSPAGGLGLVQNDTNSPEAAGIAKDTDFKSFEFPKVEMVDGEVFSVGLDQMGMVKYIKNEPGTDFRSMCLGSSNCNTSCTPFVTQIKTEPNKNEECMNQQPYGEQSPSLGLFPASETTYLSLRNNIDEYSLSGILGPPVSSVNGNYEADMFSSIMSKGVKQESTDGSYYQENNSMSASAIVGVNSGGHSFHYQIGAQGTMSFTRHNVRDQSNPLLNLISPVTALMESWKSRPGMSQGSLSSRGEGYSGQNCITDSISSSPLRQPSSTVKVCLVCGDEASGCHYGVVTCGSCKVFFKRAVEGQHNYLCAGRNDCIIDKIRRKNCPACRVRKCLQAGMNLGARKSKKLKLKGVSEDLQSSKEGQIAAGGVGSSYLSSEKELNPSPTNALVPHGPGVVTPFLPPSISSVLELIEPEDVYSGYDNTQADTTDHLLSSLNRLAGKQMVCMVKWAKVLPGFRGLPIEDQITLIQYSWMCLSTFCLSWRSYKHTNGQMLYFAPDLIFNEDRMRQSAMYDLCLGMRQVSQEFVRLQLTYDEFLSMKVLLLLSTDTIEQRTSHTSGVVMQDI